A single window of Deltaproteobacteria bacterium DNA harbors:
- a CDS encoding DoxX family protein encodes MERNDVVVLHPAIAIAGRVMFALIFFLSGVAHFTDLNRFVALMPAAIPFRTFWVMTSAVVELVGATLIATNRYPCLGAWLIVVFLVPVTITVHGVAMLTAPDEQMQRIQTSFFLKGVAMTGAALLITQLGVRRTERSLEAESRGRATPQSV; translated from the coding sequence ATGGAACGGAACGACGTCGTCGTGCTCCACCCGGCGATCGCCATCGCCGGGCGGGTGATGTTCGCGCTCATCTTCTTCCTCTCCGGCGTCGCCCATTTCACGGATCTGAACAGGTTCGTGGCCCTGATGCCTGCCGCCATTCCGTTCCGCACGTTCTGGGTGATGACCTCCGCCGTCGTCGAGCTCGTGGGCGCGACCTTGATCGCGACGAATCGTTACCCGTGTCTCGGAGCGTGGCTGATCGTCGTCTTCCTCGTCCCCGTGACGATCACGGTGCACGGCGTCGCCATGCTCACCGCGCCGGACGAGCAGATGCAGCGGATCCAGACGTCCTTCTTCTTGAAGGGCGTGGCGATGACGGGCGCGGCGCTCCTCATCACGCAGCTCGGCGTGAGGCGAACGGAGCGATCGCTCGAAGCAGAGTCGCGCGGGCGCGCGACGCCTCAGTCCGTGTAG